A stretch of Microbacterium sp. LWH3-1.2 DNA encodes these proteins:
- a CDS encoding acyltransferase, whose protein sequence is MNGYGVLLGAQRLRDSAYSRLVAGGFQSFGAGSRILLPTRIANPDRIAVGAGVLIGAGSWLMVPSRDEPGPVIELHDRVRMRGASISAVRSVVIEEAVGIAAGVYISDHSHGFDRVDVPIRDQPLTEPRPVRIGRGAWLGQNVVVMPGVTIGEQAVIGANAVVTRDIPPRTVAVGAPARVVRELVPG, encoded by the coding sequence ATGAATGGGTATGGGGTGCTGCTGGGGGCCCAGCGCCTGCGCGACTCGGCATACAGCCGGCTCGTCGCCGGCGGCTTCCAGTCGTTCGGCGCGGGGTCGCGCATCCTGCTGCCCACGCGCATCGCGAACCCCGACAGGATCGCCGTCGGCGCGGGCGTGCTCATCGGCGCCGGCTCATGGCTCATGGTCCCCTCGCGCGACGAGCCCGGTCCCGTGATCGAGCTCCACGATCGGGTGCGCATGCGCGGTGCGTCGATCTCGGCGGTGCGCAGCGTCGTCATCGAGGAGGCCGTCGGCATCGCGGCGGGGGTGTACATCTCCGATCACAGCCACGGCTTCGACCGCGTCGACGTGCCGATCCGCGACCAGCCGCTGACCGAGCCCCGGCCCGTCCGGATCGGCCGCGGTGCCTGGCTCGGCCAGAACGTCGTGGTGATGCCCGGTGTCACGATCGGGGAGCAGGCGGTCATCGGCGCGAACGCGGTCGTCACCCGCGACATCCCTCCGCGGACGGTCGCCGTCGGCGCGCCCGCGCGCGTGGTGAGAGAGCTGGTGCCGGGGTGA
- a CDS encoding glycosyltransferase, which produces MVAGSTAEGADDFVFTFSFETYADAVRRGMMRPPDRIVSSLMRSSNVGRMLVANPFRWLPRVAMSPMLDRDARFPASDRIWLHSPARRRRSDRLDPAAVAAEYAEYDASLRREAQRRGLNDPVALTCNPLVAGFSPFDWTRQVTFFARDDWLSSPGRSEYWPAFREAYRRISASGRGVAAVSAQILERIEPTGPHEVVPNGVEPAEWLQAPPKQPDWLARVPRSRAVYVGTLDSRLDVEGIAEFARARPDVHTVLLGPLPDASYIAPLRELANVHVHGSVGRAELIATLRNCDLALVSHRRTPLTEAMSPLKLYEYLAAGLPVLSIDLPPVRGISDRVWLTPAVSDFVDVVDAALQAGRADEAARVAFVEANSWTARHERIIALARGL; this is translated from the coding sequence ATGGTGGCCGGAAGCACAGCCGAAGGCGCTGACGACTTCGTGTTCACCTTCTCGTTCGAGACCTACGCGGACGCGGTCCGACGTGGCATGATGCGTCCACCGGACCGCATCGTCTCCAGCCTCATGCGCAGTTCGAACGTCGGCCGCATGCTGGTCGCGAACCCGTTCCGGTGGCTGCCCCGCGTCGCGATGTCGCCGATGCTCGACCGCGACGCCAGGTTTCCGGCATCCGATCGGATCTGGCTCCACTCGCCCGCCCGCCGTCGCCGTTCCGATCGACTCGACCCTGCGGCGGTCGCCGCCGAGTACGCGGAGTACGACGCGTCGCTGCGGCGCGAAGCCCAGCGGCGAGGGCTCAATGATCCGGTGGCGCTGACCTGCAACCCGCTCGTGGCCGGCTTCTCGCCCTTCGACTGGACGCGGCAGGTCACGTTCTTCGCTCGCGACGACTGGCTGAGCTCGCCGGGGCGGAGCGAGTACTGGCCGGCCTTCCGGGAGGCGTACCGCCGTATCTCGGCCTCCGGGCGCGGCGTGGCTGCGGTGTCGGCGCAGATCCTCGAGCGGATCGAGCCGACGGGGCCCCACGAGGTCGTCCCGAACGGCGTCGAGCCCGCCGAATGGCTGCAGGCGCCGCCGAAGCAACCCGACTGGCTCGCCCGCGTGCCGCGATCGCGTGCCGTGTACGTCGGCACGCTCGACAGCCGTCTCGACGTCGAGGGCATCGCCGAGTTCGCACGGGCGCGGCCCGACGTGCACACGGTGCTGCTGGGTCCCCTGCCCGACGCGTCGTACATCGCGCCGCTGCGGGAGCTCGCCAATGTGCACGTGCACGGCAGCGTCGGGCGGGCCGAGCTCATCGCGACCCTGCGCAACTGCGATCTCGCCCTCGTCTCGCACCGGCGCACGCCGCTGACCGAGGCGATGAGCCCGTTGAAGCTCTACGAGTATCTTGCGGCGGGGCTGCCGGTGCTGTCGATCGACCTGCCGCCGGTCCGCGGCATCAGCGACCGGGTGTGGCTGACGCCGGCAGTGTCGGACTTCGTCGACGTGGTCGACGCCGCGCTGCAGGCGGGGCGGGCCGACGAGGCCGCGCGGGTCGCCTTCGTCGAGGCCAACTCGTGGACCGCCCGCCACGAGCGGATCATCGCGCTCGCCCGCGGCCTCTGA
- a CDS encoding sugar transferase, whose translation MSSAFLDLRSTARPASPVELFSTVAEIAPQPRRLGWRRRLAWGMIATDAASIAAAVFTAQLLRFGDPIRGPGAGSAWTADAAYALTSVALIVLWLVALAATRSRLLRNIGTGMVEYQRVLQATLFTFGAFAIVSYLLQLQTARGYLAIALPLGLVLLIVGRGVWRTYLHRLRRAGRCMTGAIVVGGRDDVLRVLSQLRSHYRIGYRAIAVSTPGEPRSHPVDVRAGVLPFVPLDEVARVSKHRRARAVIVAGSLPGGNDAIRRLGWDLENSQVELILMSRLTDVAGPRIHMRPINGLPMVHVDLPRYSGYSHVVKRLFDVSIVTVALLLLSPVFAAIALAVRLDSPGPVVFRQERVGAHGTRFTMLKFRSMVIDAEDRLAQLRALDEGNGVLFKMKDDPRVTRTGRFLRAYSLDELPQLWNVLRGDMSLVGPRPPLPSEVEQYEGPVSRRLLTRPGITGLWQVNGRSNLSWEDSVRLDLYYVENWSITGDIVVLAKTVKAVLHSDGAY comes from the coding sequence GTGTCATCGGCTTTTCTCGATCTTCGTTCCACCGCCCGACCCGCTTCTCCGGTCGAGCTCTTCTCGACGGTTGCCGAGATCGCGCCGCAGCCGCGCCGGCTGGGCTGGCGCCGGCGCCTGGCGTGGGGAATGATCGCGACGGATGCGGCATCCATCGCGGCAGCCGTGTTCACCGCGCAGCTGCTGAGGTTCGGTGACCCCATCCGGGGGCCCGGCGCGGGGAGTGCCTGGACGGCCGACGCGGCGTATGCACTCACCAGCGTCGCGCTCATCGTGCTGTGGCTCGTGGCGCTCGCCGCGACCCGCAGCCGGCTGCTGCGAAACATCGGCACGGGCATGGTCGAGTACCAGCGCGTGCTGCAGGCGACGCTGTTCACCTTCGGCGCCTTCGCGATCGTCTCCTACCTGCTGCAGTTGCAGACGGCCCGCGGGTACCTCGCCATCGCGCTGCCGCTGGGGCTCGTGCTCCTCATCGTCGGCCGCGGGGTGTGGCGCACCTACCTGCACCGGCTGCGGCGTGCGGGGCGCTGCATGACCGGCGCGATCGTCGTCGGCGGACGGGACGACGTGCTGCGCGTGCTGTCGCAGCTGCGCAGCCACTACCGCATCGGCTACCGCGCGATCGCGGTGAGCACGCCGGGCGAGCCCCGCTCGCATCCCGTCGACGTGCGAGCCGGGGTGCTGCCGTTCGTGCCGCTCGATGAGGTCGCCCGGGTGTCGAAGCATCGCCGTGCTCGGGCCGTCATCGTGGCGGGGAGCCTGCCCGGGGGGAACGACGCGATCCGCAGGCTCGGGTGGGACCTCGAGAACTCACAGGTCGAGCTGATCCTCATGTCGCGGCTCACCGACGTCGCCGGTCCGCGCATCCACATGCGGCCCATCAACGGCCTGCCCATGGTCCACGTCGACCTGCCGCGCTACTCGGGCTACAGCCACGTGGTGAAGCGGCTGTTCGACGTGTCGATCGTCACGGTCGCCCTGCTGCTGCTGTCGCCGGTGTTCGCCGCCATCGCGCTGGCGGTGCGGCTCGACAGCCCCGGTCCCGTGGTCTTCCGGCAGGAGCGCGTCGGAGCCCACGGAACCCGGTTCACGATGCTCAAGTTCCGGTCGATGGTCATCGACGCCGAGGACCGGCTGGCGCAGTTGCGCGCGCTCGACGAAGGCAACGGGGTGCTCTTCAAGATGAAGGACGACCCCCGCGTCACCCGTACCGGCCGCTTCCTCCGCGCCTACTCGCTCGACGAGCTGCCGCAGCTGTGGAATGTGCTGCGCGGCGACATGAGCCTCGTCGGCCCGCGCCCGCCGCTGCCGAGCGAGGTCGAGCAGTACGAGGGACCCGTCAGTCGCCGGCTGCTCACCCGTCCCGGCATCACCGGGCTCTGGCAGGTCAACGGCCGCTCCAACCTCTCGTGGGAGGACAGCGTCCGGCTCGACCTGTACTACGTCGAGAACTGGTCCATCACCGGAGACATCGTCGTGCTCGCGAAGACCGTCAAGGCCGTCCTGCACAGCGACGGCGCCTACTGA
- a CDS encoding glycosyltransferase translates to MSGLIVQEWIERSGGAEQVLDAFRVALPDSRMFALWSDDGERFPRSTVSESWMARTPLRRHKAMGLPLMPATWRAAKVRPRPDWVLTSSYVFAHHCDFGTRREGVPKFSYVHSPARYLWEPELDARGSSPALAAARSVLKRVDREAARNAGDLAANSEFVRRRILRSWGRDARVIHPPVKAHEIIEGGDWADALTAEEAAVLEALPERGFLMAASRLVPYKRHDAVIRMGDRLGVPVVVAGTGPEREHLQALAESASVPVHMLGFVSDALMRALFQRALAFVFPPVEDFGIIPVEAMAAGCPVIVNRVGGAAESVLDGVTGFTVDPDDPVELATAVSGLDRIDPAAARARAAEFDISRFIGSVRTWVLGGTDAALSASAAPPESARAEGARVSASA, encoded by the coding sequence ATGTCTGGTCTCATCGTTCAGGAATGGATCGAACGCTCGGGCGGCGCCGAACAGGTGCTCGACGCGTTCCGGGTGGCGCTGCCCGACTCGCGGATGTTCGCGCTCTGGAGCGACGACGGGGAGCGGTTCCCGCGTAGCACCGTGAGCGAATCGTGGATGGCGCGCACGCCGCTGCGCCGCCACAAGGCGATGGGGCTGCCCCTGATGCCGGCGACGTGGCGCGCGGCGAAAGTGCGGCCGCGGCCGGATTGGGTGCTCACCAGCAGCTACGTGTTCGCGCATCACTGCGACTTCGGCACGCGGCGCGAGGGCGTCCCGAAGTTCTCGTACGTGCACTCGCCCGCGCGCTACCTGTGGGAGCCCGAGCTCGACGCGCGGGGGAGCTCTCCGGCGCTGGCCGCCGCCCGCAGCGTGCTGAAGCGCGTCGACCGCGAAGCGGCCCGCAACGCCGGCGATCTGGCGGCGAACAGCGAGTTCGTGCGCCGCCGCATCCTCCGCTCGTGGGGGCGCGACGCACGGGTGATCCACCCGCCGGTGAAGGCGCACGAGATCATCGAGGGCGGCGACTGGGCCGATGCGCTCACCGCCGAGGAGGCCGCGGTGCTCGAGGCGCTCCCCGAGCGCGGCTTCCTGATGGCGGCCTCGCGACTGGTGCCGTACAAGCGGCACGATGCGGTCATCCGCATGGGCGACAGGTTGGGCGTGCCGGTGGTCGTCGCCGGCACCGGACCGGAGCGCGAGCACCTGCAGGCGCTCGCCGAGTCGGCGTCGGTGCCCGTGCACATGCTGGGGTTCGTGTCGGACGCCCTCATGCGGGCGCTGTTCCAGCGCGCCCTCGCGTTCGTGTTCCCGCCGGTGGAGGACTTCGGCATCATCCCCGTCGAGGCGATGGCCGCCGGATGCCCCGTCATCGTCAACCGTGTGGGCGGCGCCGCCGAGTCGGTGCTCGACGGCGTGACCGGCTTCACGGTCGACCCCGACGACCCCGTAGAGCTCGCCACGGCGGTGTCGGGTCTCGACCGCATCGATCCGGCTGCGGCGCGGGCACGCGCCGCCGAGTTCGACATCTCCCGCTTCATCGGGTCGGTGCGTACGTGGGTGCTGGGGGGAACGGATGCTGCGCTCTCGGCCTCCGCCGCGCCGCCGGAGTCCGCTCGGGCGGAGGGAGCGCGGGTCTCGGCCTCCGCGTAG
- a CDS encoding glycosyltransferase family 2 protein produces MQTPDVTVVIVNYETRDDTIACVASVLEHAGRLEEQVVVVDNGSRDGSAAALRAAHPGIDVIEAGENLGFARAVNRGVSVARGEFVLLLNPDAIMLEDSLPRLIAFARENPQYGIVGGRTLREDLTLEPSSCWGAPTLWSLTMYATMLSTVFRRSRVFDPESLGSWQRDTIREVPIITGCLLLIRRDDFAALGGMDEDFFLYGEDAEFSMRAAARGMARVVYPPAAIIHTVGGSSAGSSKGSMVLAGKVTYLEKTWSPRRAAVGVLLLKAGVAVRAALEAATRRSNRPWSTVWRRRADWGSGYPHAEAALFGRPLPEPAAAGSPPAR; encoded by the coding sequence GTGCAGACCCCCGACGTCACCGTCGTCATCGTCAACTACGAGACCCGCGACGACACCATCGCCTGCGTTGCATCGGTTCTCGAGCACGCCGGTCGCCTCGAGGAGCAGGTGGTCGTGGTCGACAACGGCTCGCGTGACGGCAGCGCGGCCGCGCTGCGCGCGGCGCACCCCGGAATCGACGTGATCGAGGCCGGAGAGAACCTCGGATTCGCCCGCGCCGTCAACCGCGGCGTCTCCGTCGCCCGCGGAGAGTTCGTGCTGCTGCTCAACCCCGACGCGATCATGCTCGAGGACTCGCTCCCCCGGCTGATCGCCTTCGCCCGTGAGAACCCGCAGTACGGCATCGTCGGCGGGCGCACGCTGCGTGAGGACCTCACTCTCGAGCCCTCGTCGTGCTGGGGCGCCCCGACGCTCTGGTCGCTCACCATGTACGCGACGATGCTGTCGACCGTCTTCCGGCGGTCGCGCGTGTTCGACCCGGAGTCGCTGGGGTCGTGGCAGCGCGACACGATCCGCGAGGTGCCGATCATCACCGGATGCCTGCTGCTCATCCGCCGCGACGACTTCGCCGCCCTGGGCGGCATGGACGAGGACTTCTTCCTCTACGGCGAGGACGCCGAGTTCAGCATGCGGGCGGCCGCCCGAGGTATGGCCAGGGTCGTGTACCCGCCGGCAGCGATCATCCACACGGTGGGCGGGTCGTCGGCGGGCAGTTCGAAGGGCTCCATGGTGCTGGCGGGCAAGGTCACGTATCTGGAGAAGACCTGGTCACCCCGGCGGGCTGCAGTGGGTGTGCTGCTGCTGAAGGCCGGCGTCGCGGTTCGTGCTGCGCTGGAGGCCGCGACGCGGCGGTCGAACCGGCCGTGGTCGACGGTGTGGCGCCGGCGCGCCGACTGGGGCTCGGGCTACCCGCACGCCGAGGCGGCGCTGTTCGGCCGCCCGCTGCCCGAGCCCGCAGCGGCCGGTTCTCCCCCCGCGCGTTGA
- a CDS encoding glycosyltransferase has product MTTLLVAISGGHLTQLTMLAPRVADGDDVVWLTDDTAQSRSLLEGQTVYHVPTRPPRDYAGVMRDTGIALRAMKHHKVDRVISTGAQIALSALVPASARRLPFTYIESATRVTGISATGKVMERVPWVDRYVQYPHAVNARWRYALSVFDGFRVEPVDDPAPIRRAVVTVGGNGDFGYRRLVDGARAALDDLDGDVDTLWQVGATDVSDLPLDAVASLPSSELGAALRQADVVIGHAGTGTALAALSAGKVPVLAPRSVDHGEHVDAHQQDLARFLGDRGLAVVCDADSIRPSTLDTARRWRAVRSEDLAPVPL; this is encoded by the coding sequence ATGACCACGCTCCTCGTCGCGATCTCGGGCGGCCACCTCACACAACTCACCATGCTCGCACCGCGTGTCGCCGACGGCGACGACGTCGTGTGGCTGACCGACGACACCGCGCAGAGCCGGTCGCTGCTCGAGGGACAGACCGTCTACCACGTGCCCACCCGGCCGCCGCGCGACTACGCCGGTGTCATGCGCGACACGGGCATCGCCCTGCGGGCGATGAAGCACCACAAGGTGGACCGCGTCATCAGCACCGGCGCCCAGATCGCCCTGTCGGCCCTCGTACCCGCGTCGGCGCGACGTCTGCCGTTCACCTACATCGAGAGCGCCACGCGTGTCACCGGCATCTCGGCGACGGGCAAGGTGATGGAGCGGGTGCCGTGGGTCGACCGGTACGTGCAGTACCCGCACGCGGTCAACGCCCGCTGGCGGTACGCGCTGTCGGTCTTCGACGGCTTCCGCGTCGAACCCGTCGACGACCCCGCACCGATCCGCCGGGCCGTGGTCACGGTCGGCGGCAACGGCGACTTCGGGTACCGCCGGCTCGTCGACGGTGCCCGCGCGGCGCTCGACGATCTCGACGGCGACGTCGACACGCTGTGGCAGGTCGGCGCGACGGACGTGTCGGACCTCCCCCTCGATGCCGTCGCGTCGCTGCCGTCGAGCGAGCTCGGCGCGGCGCTGCGGCAGGCGGACGTCGTGATCGGGCACGCCGGCACGGGCACCGCGCTGGCCGCGCTCTCCGCCGGAAAGGTGCCGGTGCTCGCCCCGCGCTCGGTCGACCACGGCGAGCACGTCGACGCCCACCAGCAGGATCTGGCGCGGTTCCTCGGCGACCGGGGGCTCGCCGTGGTGTGCGACGCGGACTCGATCCGCCCGTCGACCCTCGACACCGCGCGGCGCTGGCGCGCCGTGCGCTCCGAAGACCTGGCGCCCGTCCCGCTCTGA
- a CDS encoding SGNH/GDSL hydrolase family protein, with product MTRRRTATIVTIGLLLGVLTACAAAPVPEPVDLADLETSPGIGDVTTIGALGDSMTLGVNACDEPGRCMAASWATGDDPAVGSIAMRVGAASGTVPDTVNSAKDGGTVADAVARVDEVIAAQPQLVLVLLGGNDVCDADVDGMTSVDDFRASYTALLAALSEGLPDARVLALSIPDLYHLWEVGRDDEGTRQIWDSSPSCSNLLGDAAATDAAATERRDAVATRTVELNAVIAEVCAADSACTSDGGAVFDYEFSPAEISAIDHFHPSVAGQQVIAEIAWNTLVEAAP from the coding sequence ATGACCAGAAGACGCACAGCGACGATCGTGACGATCGGACTGCTCCTCGGGGTGCTCACCGCCTGCGCGGCGGCACCCGTGCCGGAGCCGGTCGACCTGGCGGATCTGGAGACGAGTCCCGGGATCGGGGACGTCACGACGATCGGCGCCCTCGGAGACTCGATGACGCTCGGGGTGAACGCCTGCGACGAGCCCGGCCGCTGCATGGCGGCGAGCTGGGCCACCGGAGACGACCCCGCCGTCGGCTCGATCGCGATGCGCGTCGGTGCGGCGTCGGGCACCGTTCCCGACACGGTCAACTCGGCGAAGGACGGCGGCACCGTGGCCGACGCGGTCGCCCGCGTCGACGAGGTGATCGCCGCCCAGCCTCAGCTCGTGCTCGTGCTGCTCGGCGGCAACGACGTGTGCGATGCCGATGTCGACGGCATGACGAGCGTCGACGACTTCCGCGCGTCGTACACCGCGCTGCTGGCCGCGCTCAGCGAGGGCCTCCCCGACGCGCGCGTGCTCGCGCTGTCGATACCGGACCTGTACCACCTGTGGGAGGTCGGACGCGACGACGAGGGCACCCGGCAGATCTGGGACAGCAGCCCGTCGTGCAGCAACCTGCTGGGCGACGCCGCCGCGACCGACGCGGCCGCCACCGAGCGACGCGACGCGGTCGCCACCCGCACGGTCGAGCTCAACGCGGTCATCGCCGAGGTGTGCGCGGCCGACAGCGCCTGCACCTCGGACGGCGGCGCCGTCTTCGACTACGAGTTCTCACCCGCGGAGATCTCGGCGATCGACCACTTCCACCCGTCGGTGGCGGGCCAGCAGGTCATCGCCGAGATCGCCTGGAACACCCTGGTGGAGGCCGCACCATGA
- a CDS encoding glycosyltransferase, which produces MTARLSVVIPAHDEGAVIDRVLGALCASSRRDEFEIVVAANGCTDDTVERARAYDGVQVVETSRASKIAALQAGDDAASVFPRAYVDADVLIDPDTLLALADALDEPGVEVASPRLHVDTSAASWPVRQHYRIWELSDYRRRGHIGSGVYAMTRAGRARFDAWPDVIADDRFVQQLFAPAERATLADHSFSVRSAADMRAHLRRSVRIARGNRELPDRVQHEDAARPTAGTRGGLARRVAGRPGLWVPFAVYCVSWTLPNVLARRDIARARTSTWNRDDTSRVMA; this is translated from the coding sequence GTGACCGCGCGGCTGAGCGTCGTCATTCCGGCCCACGACGAGGGCGCGGTGATCGACCGCGTGCTGGGCGCGCTGTGCGCCTCGAGCCGGCGGGACGAGTTCGAGATCGTCGTCGCCGCCAACGGCTGCACGGACGACACCGTGGAGCGGGCACGCGCGTACGACGGTGTGCAGGTGGTGGAGACGTCTCGCGCGTCCAAGATCGCGGCTCTGCAGGCCGGCGATGACGCGGCATCCGTCTTTCCACGCGCGTATGTCGACGCGGATGTCCTGATCGACCCCGATACGCTGCTGGCCCTCGCTGATGCGCTCGACGAGCCCGGCGTCGAGGTCGCATCTCCCCGGCTGCACGTCGACACCTCCGCCGCGTCGTGGCCGGTGCGCCAGCACTACCGCATCTGGGAGCTCAGCGACTACCGCCGCCGCGGCCACATCGGGTCGGGGGTGTACGCCATGACGCGGGCGGGCCGCGCGCGGTTCGACGCGTGGCCCGATGTCATCGCCGACGACCGGTTCGTGCAGCAGCTGTTCGCGCCCGCCGAGCGCGCGACGCTCGCCGACCACTCGTTCAGCGTGCGCTCCGCCGCCGACATGCGCGCGCACCTGCGCCGCTCCGTGCGCATCGCACGCGGCAACCGCGAGCTGCCCGACCGTGTGCAGCACGAGGACGCCGCACGGCCGACGGCGGGTACTCGCGGCGGACTGGCGCGGCGGGTCGCGGGACGACCGGGTCTGTGGGTGCCCTTCGCCGTCTACTGCGTGAGCTGGACGCTTCCGAACGTGCTCGCCCGCCGCGACATCGCCCGCGCGCGCACGTCGACCTGGAACCGCGACGACACGAGCCGGGTGATGGCATGA
- a CDS encoding O-antigen ligase family protein, which yields MSTRTAHAPADETDAPTAEIAPGDGARPHWATVAGIAILFAAVVIAGVVFLPPIAMGAALLGIALIVLLRRILFTWPALLFLLAATVMFIPARRYALPIPLPFALEAYRLMIFIAIFALGLAFLFDRSRRWRPVAFGWPIGIFLATLLVSFIVNGMRLANLGLANTSLSGFFQLGVLLSVFYSVRQMLTSERMVMGFLMVLSWMAVIVAFFAVLERVARTNVFLMLANFLPLIVLRDDGGDATRAGVNRAYGSAQHPIALAVMLCMFLPILIYLAKYAIWPRNIWNRRIAYGIGTFLVFGGIIAAISRTAVVVMGVMFLIALVLRPKVALLLLAFAVPGMLLAMFVVPAQVESMLLSFLDVDTLIASQYTSAGMTGAGRLADLEPAFVEVRQFPFFGQGYGSRIVVGDDANSFILDNQVLGILMEAGALGVIGYAIFMLAPVVMLLVYALRWAAEPRHALLAFAVAVSMAGYSAALFFFDAFGFFQSFLVHMMLLAVAAWVYTEGSRKASAPKPAWTAEPISSPEPASSAEVVR from the coding sequence ATGTCGACCCGCACCGCGCACGCACCCGCGGACGAGACCGACGCGCCGACCGCCGAGATCGCGCCCGGCGACGGAGCACGGCCCCACTGGGCCACCGTCGCCGGGATCGCGATCCTCTTCGCCGCGGTCGTAATCGCCGGGGTGGTCTTCCTCCCGCCTATCGCCATGGGGGCGGCACTGCTGGGCATCGCTCTCATCGTGCTGCTGCGCCGCATCCTGTTCACCTGGCCGGCGCTGCTGTTCCTGCTCGCAGCGACCGTCATGTTCATTCCGGCCCGGCGCTACGCGCTGCCCATCCCGCTGCCGTTCGCGCTCGAGGCCTACCGCCTCATGATCTTCATCGCGATCTTCGCGCTCGGGCTCGCATTCCTGTTCGACCGGTCCCGTCGGTGGCGGCCCGTCGCGTTCGGCTGGCCGATCGGCATCTTCCTGGCGACCCTGCTCGTCTCGTTCATCGTGAACGGCATGCGCCTCGCGAACCTGGGGCTGGCGAACACCTCGCTGTCGGGCTTCTTCCAGCTCGGCGTCCTGCTGTCGGTGTTCTACTCGGTGCGCCAGATGCTCACGAGCGAGCGCATGGTCATGGGCTTCCTCATGGTGCTCTCGTGGATGGCCGTGATCGTCGCCTTCTTCGCCGTCCTCGAGCGGGTGGCGCGCACCAACGTGTTCCTCATGCTCGCGAACTTCCTGCCGCTGATCGTGCTGCGGGACGACGGCGGCGACGCCACGCGGGCCGGCGTGAATCGCGCGTACGGTTCGGCGCAGCATCCGATCGCCCTCGCTGTCATGCTCTGCATGTTCCTGCCGATCCTCATCTACCTCGCCAAGTACGCGATCTGGCCGCGCAACATCTGGAACCGGCGCATCGCCTACGGCATCGGCACCTTCCTCGTGTTCGGCGGCATCATCGCCGCCATCTCGCGCACGGCCGTCGTCGTGATGGGCGTCATGTTCCTGATCGCGCTGGTGCTGCGGCCCAAGGTCGCGCTGCTGCTGCTCGCCTTCGCGGTGCCGGGGATGCTGCTCGCGATGTTCGTCGTGCCGGCGCAGGTCGAATCCATGCTGCTGTCGTTCCTCGACGTCGACACGCTCATCGCGTCGCAGTACACATCGGCGGGCATGACGGGCGCCGGACGCCTCGCCGATCTGGAACCCGCGTTCGTCGAAGTGCGGCAGTTCCCCTTCTTCGGGCAGGGGTACGGCAGCCGCATCGTCGTCGGCGATGACGCGAACTCGTTCATCCTCGACAACCAGGTGCTCGGCATCCTGATGGAGGCGGGCGCGCTCGGCGTCATCGGCTACGCGATCTTCATGCTCGCGCCGGTCGTCATGCTCCTCGTCTACGCCCTGCGCTGGGCTGCCGAGCCCCGGCACGCGCTGCTCGCGTTCGCCGTCGCGGTCTCGATGGCGGGGTACAGCGCGGCGCTCTTCTTCTTCGACGCTTTCGGGTTCTTCCAGTCGTTCCTCGTGCACATGATGCTGCTCGCGGTCGCTGCGTGGGTGTACACCGAGGGCTCGCGCAAGGCGTCTGCGCCCAAGCCGGCATGGACGGCGGAGCCGATATCGAGCCCGGAGCCGGCATCGAGCGCGGAGGTCGTGCGGTGA